Genomic DNA from Paenibacillus borealis:
ATATAAAAAAATAAAAAATGAAGCTAACACAACTGGTGGTATTAATATATTCCCACTCCAATATTCTTGTGGTGCCATAAAAACGAGCACTTCTGGGCCTATCATTAATATTCCAACCATTACAACAAGTGCAATTTCTATGTATAATGCTACACTCTGGTTTATGATTTCCTTCTTTCCATCATGTATTTTTTTGTTAAACCAGGGTATCCATACACTCTCTAATGACGCAGTAACGACTGCAGCAACCATACTTAAATTATAAACTAAGCTATATATACCTGCTTCGGAAGAACTACGAAATATAGTTAACAAAGTCCTATCAGATGTTGCTAGTATATTGATTGATAACCCATGAAAGATAAGAGGAATAGATAATGTTATCGCATATTTCCAGTAGCGTTTATCTATCAATTTCTTCCCTGTAATGAAAGACCTAGCCAAGTAATAAACTCCTATTACACTCGTAACAATAACAAATGGCAGAATACGCCCTAGGTACTTAGTATTTTCTATATTTATCAGCCAAACAACTGACATAAAAACTATAATTACATTTGGCAGTGCTAATAAGAGGGTTTTCTTAATATAGTCCATAGACATCATGTATTTGATATCAATACTATTAATTACAAATGTCATATAGGACTGCACTAAGCAAAGGGCTACCAATAGTATGTCTAATTCCTCAATGAAAAAATAAGTAATTACGATTATTATGGAAGATGTTACCATGAAATTCAAGAATGACAAAAAGAAGATTGATGAGACGTATCCTTCTAAATCATTCTTGAAATCCTTATAAGCACTTCTTATAGAGCTACCTAAAGAAAGTCCAACTATTAATGAAAGAATCGAAACCCATGAAAGATAAGTATTTACTAGACCAAAATCCGAGGTTGACATCAGCCTTGTAAATATTGGTATTGTCAAAAAGGCAATGGCCTTATTAAAGAGGTTGCCTGCCAAATAAAGGCCACCAGCTTTAGTATTTTTGTTATTTATTATCTTTTTAAATCGAGTCATTTTTTCTCTTCGCTCCTAGTACATCATCCAAATCAGCACGTTTGAAAACTTCTAAAATTCCTCCTCTTGTCGCATTAAAGATCTTAATCCCCTGGTCATCAGCATGTCTTTTTGCAACTTGATATGCTAATAAATTATATTCAAGATCTGGATTCCCTCCTGCTTTTACTCCCATTCTTTTGTCAGGATAACTTGCCTCGTCAATCTTGTTGTCTTTCATTATATAATTAAAATCCACACCCAATAAATATATTTCCTTAAATCCCATATAACAAGCAAATTGAATCATGGAATAAGTTACTGTGTATCCATCTTTAACATTATCAGTTATTTCCTCGCTGAACTCTGGTGAAATCCTCTTTTTATAGTTATTGTAGTCAACATTAAAACAAATAGCATTATCATCGATATCTTGACTATAACCTGTTGGTTTAATGAATTTTGTAGATGTTATTTTTTTTTTAATATCTTCTATATTGTTTCTAAGCACAGTAGAATCTTGACAAAAATAATATGATGTTCTCCAGTCTGTTTTATCATATAAAACATATATAGAATTAGCAGCGAAAGTATGCTCATTTTTTAATTTCTCTAAATCAGCAATAGATAAACTTGGACCATTCCCAATAATAAAACACCGTTCACCATTATGTTTATTCTTGTATTTGATAAGTTCTCCTTGATTAAACTTGTTGTAACAACTTCTATTAATTGTGAAATTTAATTTCACATGCCATATAGGTCTAAAGATATCTTTGAATATGTTCTTGATTTTAATTCTATAATTCATATACAAAATCCTCCATTGACTTACGCTTATCAAAATTTCTAGTTTGTTCCAATTTATTTGTTTTGAATATTTTCATTTTGCTTCTTTTCTCTGCTGAAAATCAGAAGGAAAATTATCAATAAACTAGAAGCAATCGAGGTCAAATTATAAACCATAGTACTATTGAAAATTAATGAGTATAAAAGTACTAAGACCCCTATTGCTCTAATGCTTCTTGTTTTCTTAAACAATTTTTGAAATATACAAACTGCACTGGTTAATAAAGCTGTACCAACTACAACCCCACTCTTCCCAAAATCCCTAATAAATGTATACAAAATCGTTGTATTATTGTTATAGTAAATTACTTTATCGACGCCAATATTGACAAACGGTTGTGCATAAACATTGAAATGATAACTAGGTACATCAATATCTAAAGCAAAAAAAAGTTTCAGGGTTAAGATAAAAGGTTCTAATAAAAATCCAAATGTTAAATACCCATACATCGGAGGATCAAGTAACCCATATAAATTTGGATGTGACAATATAAATTCTAAAAATGAAAATGAACCCACATAATATAAAACACCCATATCAAACACTGACAATCCAGTTGTTCCCCGTAATAACGTAACAATAGCTAATATAATTATGGCTATTAGAATATAAGATTTCTTGATTTTCAAATCTTTATATTTTTTCAAAATAAGAAAAGCTGAAATATAATATATTATAAAATTTAATATTAAATATCTCCCACCAAAGGTGATAGTACCGATAAATATACAAATTAATGAAATTTTTAAAAGGTTACGTTTGTTATTCGCTAAATCAATTGCGGTAATAATTGAAGCAGCACTAAAAATTGCAATTGGAATATTATTAGTAAAAAACATATAAAAAAACCTTTGGGAATATGACAAAGATGCATAGTTAATTCGTACACTGGATAAACTAAATCCAGTTGTTAATAACGTATTCACAGATGTTATAGTATTGGGAATAATCAACAATATACCCAAAATACACATCACGGTGATAAACTTATAATTAATATTAAATTGTACTTTGTTATCTTTATTTTCATTTAGATTATTAGACAACACAAAATAAAATACATTAAATATAATTATTGATAATAAAATGGAGAGATGTATTTGTAGACCCGGCTTCATCAAACCTAATTTATTTGTGCAGGCTAAAACCCCTCCCGCACACCAAATCACAGAAAATATTGTATTCGGAAGTATAAGTGTTTTAAACTTTACTTGAGTAGAAATTAATATTAAAAATAAAAGAAAAAAATAGATTGTAACTAACATTTTATCGCTAACTTCTTTCTGCCATTATTACATTTTTTTCAGTAAGTAATATAGGCGATATATTATTATTGCCAAAAATTTATTTAATGAAAAAGATTTAATTAATATTTTATTTTTCAATCTGGTCATTTTAAATTCTTCACTATATTTCACAATTTCATAGTGATTAACAAACTCAAACATTAAAGTTTTTCTATGTTCCGACTTATTTTGTATGCTGCTATAGTTCAAGTCATAATACAAATAGAAACAGTACATGCACAACAAAATATGAGCCTGGTTTATATACTCTGGTGCATTGGCCTCACATTTAGATAAGACATAATTCCCTGCATAAATCATATCTAATTTTTGTGAAGAATATGTACTTCCCATAATACTTGATTTCCTTTGAAGATAATTATAATATTCTCCTTCAATACTCACTAATTTTTTCGTAGAAAGAACTAATTCAAATGAAACCATTGTATCTTCAAATAGTCTACCTTCTACCATACGAATAGAATCAAATAAGTGTCTTTTATAAAGTTTGTTCCAGACTACAACATTTATTTTAGTTTGGGAAAAATATGCCGCCAACACATCTTTATTATTATTATAACTTTCATTAAGTGAAGTATACTTACGAAGTATCTTTCCATTTT
This window encodes:
- a CDS encoding oligosaccharide flippase family protein, which codes for MTRFKKIINNKNTKAGGLYLAGNLFNKAIAFLTIPIFTRLMSTSDFGLVNTYLSWVSILSLIVGLSLGSSIRSAYKDFKNDLEGYVSSIFFLSFLNFMVTSSIIIVITYFFIEELDILLVALCLVQSYMTFVINSIDIKYMMSMDYIKKTLLLALPNVIIVFMSVVWLINIENTKYLGRILPFVIVTSVIGVYYLARSFITGKKLIDKRYWKYAITLSIPLIFHGLSINILATSDRTLLTIFRSSSEAGIYSLVYNLSMVAAVVTASLESVWIPWFNKKIHDGKKEIINQSVALYIEIALVVMVGILMIGPEVLVFMAPQEYWSGNILIPPVVLASFFIFLYSISVNLEYYYKSTKVIATNTIIAALVNLGLNFIFIPKYGALGAAYTTVAAYIISFVIHYRAARKLDKGLFPFRVYIKPIGWMFLSVGLTYVLMDYIVARWSLAIVGFGIYIIFSVKKGRFSSLLK
- a CDS encoding 6-hydroxymethylpterin diphosphokinase MptE-like protein encodes the protein MNYRIKIKNIFKDIFRPIWHVKLNFTINRSCYNKFNQGELIKYKNKHNGERCFIIGNGPSLSIADLEKLKNEHTFAANSIYVLYDKTDWRTSYYFCQDSTVLRNNIEDIKKKITSTKFIKPTGYSQDIDDNAICFNVDYNNYKKRISPEFSEEITDNVKDGYTVTYSMIQFACYMGFKEIYLLGVDFNYIMKDNKIDEASYPDKRMGVKAGGNPDLEYNLLAYQVAKRHADDQGIKIFNATRGGILEVFKRADLDDVLGAKRKNDSI
- a CDS encoding O-antigen polymerase, which translates into the protein MLVTIYFFLLFLILISTQVKFKTLILPNTIFSVIWCAGGVLACTNKLGLMKPGLQIHLSILLSIIIFNVFYFVLSNNLNENKDNKVQFNINYKFITVMCILGILLIIPNTITSVNTLLTTGFSLSSVRINYASLSYSQRFFYMFFTNNIPIAIFSAASIITAIDLANNKRNLLKISLICIFIGTITFGGRYLILNFIIYYISAFLILKKYKDLKIKKSYILIAIIILAIVTLLRGTTGLSVFDMGVLYYVGSFSFLEFILSHPNLYGLLDPPMYGYLTFGFLLEPFILTLKLFFALDIDVPSYHFNVYAQPFVNIGVDKVIYYNNNTTILYTFIRDFGKSGVVVGTALLTSAVCIFQKLFKKTRSIRAIGVLVLLYSLIFNSTMVYNLTSIASSLLIIFLLIFSREKKQNENIQNK
- a CDS encoding glycosyltransferase family 2 protein; this translates as MKPLISIIVPIYNVEQFIKKCIDSIIYQTYRNLEIILVDDGSPDNCGRICDSYANQDNRIKVIHKKNGGLSSARNAGLNVATGNYIGFVDSDDWIEIDMFEKLLSVSEREDADIVQCGYNSVLENGKILRKYTSLNESYNNNKDVLAAYFSQTKINVVVWNKLYKRHLFDSIRMVEGRLFEDTMVSFELVLSTKKLVSIEGEYYNYLQRKSSIMGSTYSSQKLDMIYAGNYVLSKCEANAPEYINQAHILLCMYCFYLYYDLNYSSIQNKSEHRKTLMFEFVNHYEIVKYSEEFKMTRLKNKILIKSFSLNKFLAIIIYRLYYLLKKM